The Listeria monocytogenes genome window below encodes:
- the dnaN gene encoding DNA polymerase III subunit beta has translation MKFVIERDRLVQAVNEVTRAISARTTIPILTGIKIVVNDEGVTLTGSDSDISIEAFIPLIENDEVIVEVESFGGIVLQSKYFGDIVRRLPEENVEIEVTSNYQTNISSGQASFTLNGLDPMEYPKLPEVTDGKTIKIPINVLKNIVRQTVFAVSAIEVRPVLTGVNWIIKENKLSAVATDSHRLALREIPLETDIDEEYNIVIPGKSLSELNKILDDASESIEMTLANNQILFKLKDLLFYSRLLEGSYPDTSRLIPTDTKSELVINSKAFLQAIDRASLLARENRNNVIKLMTLENGQVEVSSNSPEVGNVSENVFSQSFTGEEIKISFNGKYMMDALRAFEGDDIQISFSGTMRPFVLRPKDAANPNEILQLITPVRTY, from the coding sequence ATGAAATTTGTTATTGAGCGTGATCGTCTTGTCCAAGCAGTCAATGAAGTTACTCGTGCCATCTCTGCAAGAACAACGATTCCAATATTAACGGGGATAAAAATAGTCGTAAATGATGAAGGTGTAACATTAACTGGTAGTGATTCTGATATTTCCATCGAAGCATTTATTCCATTAATTGAAAATGATGAAGTAATTGTAGAAGTAGAAAGTTTTGGGGGAATTGTACTTCAATCCAAATACTTTGGCGATATTGTTCGTCGTTTACCAGAAGAAAATGTAGAAATTGAAGTAACTTCTAATTACCAAACCAACATTAGTTCTGGCCAAGCATCCTTTACACTAAACGGCTTAGATCCAATGGAATATCCTAAGTTACCTGAAGTAACAGACGGAAAAACAATTAAAATTCCAATTAATGTACTTAAAAATATCGTTAGACAAACTGTTTTTGCAGTTTCTGCGATTGAAGTTCGCCCAGTACTTACTGGTGTAAATTGGATTATTAAAGAAAATAAACTAAGCGCAGTTGCAACAGATAGTCATCGTCTAGCTTTACGTGAAATTCCACTTGAAACAGACATCGATGAAGAATATAACATTGTTATTCCTGGGAAAAGTTTATCTGAACTAAATAAAATTTTAGATGATGCAAGTGAATCAATCGAAATGACCCTTGCAAATAATCAAATTCTTTTTAAATTAAAAGACTTATTATTCTACTCTCGTTTACTTGAAGGTAGTTATCCAGATACGTCTCGTTTAATTCCAACAGATACTAAATCAGAATTAGTCATTAATTCCAAAGCATTTTTACAAGCAATTGACCGTGCATCCCTACTTGCTCGCGAAAATCGTAATAACGTTATTAAATTAATGACACTTGAAAATGGACAAGTTGAAGTATCTTCCAATTCTCCGGAAGTTGGGAATGTTTCTGAAAATGTCTTTAGTCAAAGCTTTACTGGCGAAGAGATTAAAATATCTTTTAACGGTAAATACATGATGGATGCCCTGCGTGCTTTTGAAGGTGATGATATTCAAATTTCCTTCTCCGGTACAATGAGACCATTCGTACTTCGACCAAAAGATGCAGCTAATCCAAATGAAATTTTACAATTAATCACGCCGGTTAGAACTTACTAA
- a CDS encoding MATE family efflux transporter has protein sequence MMKDMTTGNPTKLIFLFAMPMLIGNLFQQFYTMIDAVIVGKFVSVDALAAVGATNSVNFFMISLIIGLMSGISVVVAQYFGFKDYDRLKDVIATATYAVVFSAIILTVAGVLLAKPLLILLRTPANILDDSTIFLTTLFIGILPMSLYNGMAAILRALGNSITPLIFLILSSLMNIALDFLLVVYMDMGVRGAATATVLSQTAAAIAVIYYAYRHVPFMRIERAKFKLSTPLLKEMVRIGLPSGLQGSFISIGNMALQSLINGFGSSVVAAYTAASRIDSLTYQPGIAFGAASSMFAGQNIGAGKIDRVREGFWSGIKVVTAISIGITILVQLFARQFLLLFVDSSETEVINIGVSYLLIVSLFYVVVGILFVVRETLRGTGDAMVPLAMGIFELVSRLAIGFVLSLYIGYVGLWWATPVAWITATMLGVWRYKSGTWQKKAVIRRK, from the coding sequence ATGATGAAAGATATGACAACCGGTAATCCGACAAAATTAATTTTTTTATTCGCGATGCCAATGTTGATTGGAAACTTATTTCAGCAATTTTATACGATGATTGATGCGGTGATTGTTGGTAAATTTGTTAGTGTTGATGCACTAGCTGCAGTTGGAGCAACAAACTCAGTCAATTTTTTTATGATTTCTTTGATTATTGGACTTATGAGCGGTATTTCTGTCGTAGTAGCGCAGTATTTTGGTTTTAAAGATTATGATCGTTTGAAAGATGTTATTGCTACGGCAACTTATGCGGTAGTTTTTTCGGCGATTATTTTAACTGTTGCGGGCGTTTTGCTTGCGAAGCCACTTCTTATTTTATTGCGCACACCAGCAAATATTTTGGATGATTCGACCATCTTTTTAACCACCCTATTTATTGGGATTTTACCGATGAGTTTATATAACGGGATGGCAGCAATACTTCGAGCACTTGGGAATTCGATAACACCGCTGATTTTTTTGATTTTATCCTCTTTAATGAATATTGCATTAGATTTTTTATTGGTTGTTTATATGGATATGGGCGTTCGTGGGGCTGCTACTGCGACGGTTCTTTCTCAGACAGCAGCAGCGATTGCCGTTATTTACTATGCTTATCGCCACGTGCCGTTTATGCGGATAGAGCGCGCAAAATTCAAGCTCTCTACCCCACTACTTAAAGAAATGGTGCGCATTGGACTTCCATCTGGATTACAAGGTTCGTTCATTTCTATTGGAAACATGGCTCTTCAAAGTTTAATAAATGGCTTTGGTTCATCAGTCGTTGCGGCTTATACAGCAGCGAGTCGAATTGATTCACTTACATATCAACCGGGAATTGCTTTTGGAGCAGCATCCTCCATGTTTGCCGGTCAAAATATTGGTGCTGGAAAAATTGATCGTGTTCGCGAAGGTTTTTGGTCGGGAATAAAAGTAGTTACAGCTATCAGTATTGGTATCACGATTTTAGTTCAACTTTTCGCTCGGCAATTTTTATTATTATTTGTAGATTCAAGTGAAACAGAAGTTATTAATATTGGTGTGAGTTACCTACTGATAGTGTCGTTATTTTATGTGGTTGTAGGGATTCTATTTGTTGTGCGGGAAACGTTACGTGGTACTGGAGATGCGATGGTACCTTTAGCAATGGGAATATTCGAGTTAGTTTCTAGGCTTGCTATTGGATTTGTTTTATCGCTTTATATTGGTTATGTTGGGCTATGGTGGGCGACCCCAGTTGCTTGGATTACAGCGACGATGCTCGGTGTTTGGCGATATAAATCAGGAACTTGGCAAAAAAAAGCAGTTATTCGGCGAAAATAA
- the yaaA gene encoding S4 domain-containing protein YaaA translates to MAETVKINSEFVTLGQLLQMIDVVSTGGMAKAYLSENTIYINGEQDNRRGKKLRNGDVILVPGVGKVKIEQGK, encoded by the coding sequence TTGGCTGAAACTGTAAAGATAAATAGCGAGTTCGTAACGCTTGGTCAACTTTTACAAATGATTGATGTAGTTTCAACTGGTGGAATGGCGAAAGCGTACCTTAGTGAAAATACGATTTACATCAACGGAGAGCAAGACAACCGCCGGGGGAAAAAGCTTCGTAATGGCGATGTTATCTTAGTTCCCGGTGTTGGAAAAGTGAAAATTGAGCAAGGGAAATAG
- the recF gene encoding DNA replication/repair protein RecF (All proteins in this family for which functions are known are DNA-binding proteins that assist the filamentation of RecA onto DNA for the initiation of recombination or recombinational repair.): MHLESIVLRNFRNYENLELEFSPSVNVFLGENAQGKTNLLEAVLMLALAKSHRTTNDKDFIMWEKEEAKMEGRIAKHGQSVPLELAITQKGKRAKVNHLEQKKLSQYVGNLNVVIFAPEDLSLVKGAPGIRRRFLNMEIGQMQPIYLHNLSEYQRILQQRNQYLKMLQMKRKVDPILLDILTEQFADVAINLTKRRADFIQKLEAYAAPIHHQISRGLETLKIEYKASVTLNGDNPDVWKADLLQKMESIKQREIDRGVTLIGPHRDDSLFYINGQNVQDFGSQGQQRTTALSIKLAEIDLIHEETGEYPVLLLDDVLSELDDYRQSHLLGAIEGKVQTFVTTTSTSGIDHETLKQATTFYVEKGTVKKS, from the coding sequence ATGCATTTAGAAAGTATTGTTTTAAGGAATTTCCGGAACTACGAAAACTTAGAACTAGAATTTTCCCCATCTGTTAATGTTTTTCTTGGTGAGAATGCACAAGGTAAAACCAACCTTTTAGAAGCCGTATTGATGCTTGCACTTGCAAAGTCACATCGGACAACGAATGATAAAGATTTTATTATGTGGGAAAAAGAAGAAGCCAAGATGGAAGGTCGAATAGCGAAGCACGGGCAATCGGTGCCTTTAGAGCTTGCTATCACCCAAAAAGGCAAGCGAGCTAAAGTAAATCATTTGGAACAAAAGAAACTTAGCCAATATGTCGGTAATTTGAATGTGGTTATTTTTGCCCCAGAGGATTTATCGCTTGTGAAAGGTGCTCCAGGAATTAGACGTCGGTTTTTGAATATGGAAATTGGGCAAATGCAGCCGATTTATTTGCACAATCTAAGTGAGTATCAACGAATATTGCAACAGCGAAATCAATATTTGAAGATGTTACAAATGAAACGCAAAGTAGATCCAATATTGCTTGATATTTTGACAGAGCAGTTCGCAGATGTCGCTATTAATTTGACGAAAAGACGAGCTGATTTTATTCAAAAATTAGAGGCATATGCAGCTCCAATTCATCACCAAATTTCCCGAGGGCTTGAGACGCTAAAAATCGAGTATAAAGCTTCCGTCACACTAAATGGGGATAACCCTGACGTGTGGAAAGCGGATTTACTTCAAAAAATGGAATCAATCAAACAAAGAGAAATCGACCGTGGTGTCACGCTTATTGGACCACATCGGGATGATTCTCTGTTTTATATTAATGGGCAAAATGTGCAAGATTTTGGTTCGCAAGGCCAGCAACGGACAACGGCACTTTCTATAAAATTAGCAGAAATTGACCTAATCCATGAAGAAACTGGGGAATATCCGGTTCTTCTTCTCGATGATGTGCTTAGTGAACTCGACGATTACCGTCAATCGCATTTGCTCGGAGCTATTGAAGGAAAAGTACAAACCTTTGTAACAACAACAAGTACGAGCGGGATCGACCATGAAACGCTCAAACAAGCAACAACTTTCTATGTAGAAAAAGGTACAGTAAAAAAATCCTAA
- the gyrB gene encoding DNA topoisomerase (ATP-hydrolyzing) subunit B — translation MSEENITNVQENASDYNEDQIQVLEGLEAVRKRPGMYIGSTSQRGLHHLVWEIVDNAIDEALAGFCTEIEITIEADNSITVRDNGRGIPTGINEKIGRPTVEVIFTVLHAGGKFGGGGYKVSGGLHGVGASVVNALSTSLEVYVHREGQKYYQRFERGDVVMDMEEQGETDYRGTIVHFTPDPQIFTETTEFDFDTLRTRTRELAFLNRGLTISIEDKREEHKVRKDFHYEGGIRSYVEHLNKAKDVIHEPPIYLEGERDDIMVEISMQYNTGFSSNIISFANNIHTYEGGTHESGFKTALTRVINDYARRNKLFKDSDDNLSGEDVREGLTAIISIKHPDPQFEGQTKTKLGNSEARSITDKLFSEALNKFMMENPDVAKKIVEKGVVASRARLAAKRAREVARKSSGLEISSLPGKLADCSSRNPEISELYIVEGDSAGGSAKQGRDRLFQAILPIRGKILNVEKARLDRILANEEIRTIFTAMGTGFGGDFDVSKSRYHKLIIMTDADVDGAHIRTLLLTLFYRYMRPLLDAGYIYIAQPPLYQIKHGKQVEYVYSDGQLEDYLASLDGDTKYSIQRYKGLGEMNPEQLWDTTMNPEHRTLLQVNIKDAIDADETFEMLMGDRVEPRRKFIEDNAQYVKNLDV, via the coding sequence ATGTCAGAAGAAAATATTACAAATGTACAAGAAAATGCTTCAGATTATAACGAAGATCAAATACAAGTACTGGAAGGTCTAGAGGCAGTAAGAAAAAGACCTGGTATGTACATTGGTTCAACTAGTCAACGCGGACTCCATCACCTTGTATGGGAAATTGTTGATAACGCAATTGATGAAGCACTTGCTGGTTTTTGTACAGAAATTGAAATTACAATCGAAGCTGATAACAGCATTACTGTTCGTGATAACGGACGTGGGATTCCTACTGGGATTAACGAAAAAATTGGTCGTCCAACAGTAGAAGTTATCTTTACCGTTCTGCATGCTGGTGGTAAATTTGGCGGCGGCGGATATAAAGTGTCTGGCGGACTTCACGGAGTTGGTGCATCGGTAGTTAATGCCCTTTCCACATCTCTTGAGGTATACGTTCACCGTGAAGGGCAAAAATATTACCAACGTTTTGAACGTGGTGATGTAGTCATGGATATGGAAGAACAAGGCGAAACGGATTACCGTGGAACAATTGTTCACTTCACGCCAGATCCACAAATTTTTACAGAAACAACGGAATTTGATTTTGATACGCTTCGTACTCGTACGCGCGAACTTGCTTTCTTGAATCGTGGTTTAACGATTTCGATTGAAGACAAACGTGAAGAGCACAAAGTTCGTAAAGATTTCCACTATGAAGGCGGAATCCGTTCTTATGTGGAGCATTTAAATAAAGCCAAAGATGTTATCCATGAGCCACCAATTTATTTAGAAGGTGAACGCGATGACATTATGGTTGAGATTTCCATGCAATATAATACTGGATTCTCAAGCAATATCATTTCATTTGCGAATAACATTCATACGTATGAAGGCGGAACTCACGAATCTGGATTTAAAACGGCGTTAACACGTGTCATTAATGACTATGCGCGTCGTAATAAATTGTTCAAAGATAGTGATGATAACCTTTCCGGTGAAGATGTTCGTGAAGGTTTAACGGCAATCATTTCCATCAAACACCCAGATCCACAGTTTGAAGGGCAAACAAAAACAAAACTTGGAAATTCAGAAGCTCGTTCAATCACGGATAAGCTGTTTTCTGAGGCTTTAAATAAATTTATGATGGAAAACCCAGATGTTGCTAAAAAAATCGTTGAGAAGGGCGTTGTGGCTTCTCGTGCACGTCTGGCTGCTAAGCGCGCGCGTGAAGTTGCTCGTAAAAGCAGTGGGCTAGAAATTTCTAGTTTGCCAGGTAAACTAGCTGACTGTTCCTCTCGTAATCCTGAAATCAGCGAACTTTACATCGTTGAGGGTGACTCGGCTGGTGGTTCAGCTAAACAAGGTCGTGACCGTTTATTCCAAGCAATTTTGCCGATTCGTGGTAAAATTTTGAACGTAGAAAAAGCGCGTTTAGACCGAATTTTAGCTAACGAAGAAATTCGAACTATTTTTACGGCTATGGGTACAGGTTTTGGTGGAGATTTTGACGTTTCTAAATCTCGTTACCACAAACTTATTATTATGACGGATGCCGATGTCGATGGTGCACATATTCGTACCTTACTGCTTACGCTATTTTATCGTTATATGCGCCCACTACTTGATGCAGGTTATATCTACATTGCGCAACCACCGCTTTATCAAATTAAGCATGGTAAACAAGTAGAATATGTATATAGCGATGGACAGTTAGAAGATTATCTAGCTTCCCTTGATGGAGACACTAAATACAGCATTCAACGATATAAAGGTCTTGGAGAAATGAACCCAGAACAACTTTGGGATACAACCATGAATCCAGAACACCGTACGCTACTTCAAGTCAATATCAAAGACGCTATTGATGCCGATGAAACTTTTGAAATGTTGATGGGTGACCGGGTGGAACCTCGTCGTAAATTCATTGAAGACAACGCACAATACGTTAAAAACTTGGATGTTTAA
- the gyrA gene encoding DNA gyrase subunit A has protein sequence MAETPNQRITEINLNKEMRTSFLDYAMSVIVARALPDVRDGLKPVHRRILYAMNDLGMTSDKAYKKSARIVGEVIGKYHPHGDTAVYFTMVRMAQDFSYRNMLVDGHGNFGSVDGDMAAAMRYTEARMSKISMELLRDINKDTIDYADNYDGSEREPVILPARFPNLLVNGSSGIAVGMATNIPTHHLGEVIDGVLALSHNPEITIRDLMEYIPGPDFPTAGMIMGRSGIRRAYESGRGSITVRGRVDIEEKKNGKETIVITEIPYQVNKARLVERIAELAREKKIDGITSLNDESDRSGMRIVIEVRRDISASVIVNNLFKMTALQTTFGINMLALVDNHPKVLNLKEILYHYLEHQKVVIRRRTEFELRKAEARAHILEGLRIALDNIDAIIKLIRGSKTSDVAKEGLMTQFNLSDKQAQAILDMRLQRLTGLEREKIEEEYQNLVALINDLKAILADDERILEIIREELEEIKVKYADKRRTEILAGDLVSLEDEDLIPEEEVAITLTKRGYIKRLPLSTYRSQRRGGRGIQGMSTHEDDFVEHLVATSTHDTLLFFTNTGKVYRSKGYEVPEYGRTAKGIPIINLLGIESQEQVNAVINLSEFTDDSYLFFTTKHGVVKRTTLSQFAKIRQSGLRAVELRENDELISVQMTDGSKNMIIATKHGQSIYFPEENIRVMGRTAAGVRGIRLREDDEVIGMEVLEDDEKVLVVTEKGYGKQTPASQYPLRNRGGMGVKTVTITEKNGNLVAMKTVTGEEDLMLMTVSGVLIRFEIETVSQTGRSAMGVKLIRLDEDEKVATVAKVPKEEDEVELEEEIDETLITQVPDESFEDAPGSDIEE, from the coding sequence ATGGCAGAAACACCAAATCAACGAATAACAGAGATAAACTTAAATAAAGAAATGCGGACATCATTCCTAGACTATGCGATGAGTGTAATTGTTGCCCGTGCCCTACCAGACGTTCGTGACGGATTAAAACCAGTTCACCGTCGTATTCTATATGCGATGAATGACTTAGGTATGACTTCTGATAAAGCCTATAAAAAATCGGCTCGTATCGTTGGTGAAGTAATCGGTAAGTATCACCCTCACGGCGATACAGCGGTTTATTTTACAATGGTTCGTATGGCGCAAGATTTTAGTTACCGTAATATGCTAGTTGATGGACATGGTAACTTTGGTTCGGTCGATGGCGATATGGCGGCAGCGATGCGTTATACAGAAGCACGTATGTCAAAAATTTCGATGGAACTACTTCGCGATATTAACAAAGATACAATTGATTACGCTGATAACTATGATGGTTCTGAACGTGAGCCAGTTATTTTACCAGCGCGTTTCCCTAACTTACTAGTCAATGGTTCGTCAGGTATCGCAGTTGGTATGGCAACAAATATTCCTACTCACCATCTTGGTGAAGTTATTGATGGCGTTTTGGCGCTTAGTCATAATCCGGAAATTACTATTCGTGATTTAATGGAATATATTCCAGGACCTGACTTCCCTACTGCTGGGATGATTATGGGACGTAGCGGAATCCGCCGTGCTTACGAAAGTGGCCGTGGTTCAATTACTGTTCGTGGTCGCGTGGACATTGAAGAAAAGAAAAATGGTAAAGAAACAATCGTTATCACTGAAATTCCTTACCAAGTAAATAAAGCGCGCTTAGTAGAGCGTATTGCCGAACTAGCTCGGGAGAAAAAAATCGACGGTATTACTTCCCTGAATGATGAGTCTGACCGTTCTGGAATGCGCATTGTTATTGAGGTTCGTCGTGATATTAGTGCTAGTGTTATCGTGAATAATTTATTCAAAATGACAGCACTTCAAACTACTTTTGGTATTAATATGCTGGCACTTGTCGACAATCATCCAAAAGTACTTAATTTAAAAGAAATTCTTTATCATTATTTAGAGCATCAAAAAGTAGTTATTCGTCGCCGTACGGAATTTGAGCTTCGTAAAGCAGAAGCACGCGCTCATATTTTAGAAGGTTTACGAATTGCGCTAGATAATATTGACGCGATTATTAAATTAATTCGTGGATCAAAAACTTCCGATGTTGCCAAAGAAGGCTTGATGACTCAATTCAACCTTTCGGACAAACAAGCGCAAGCCATTTTAGACATGCGTTTGCAACGTTTAACAGGTTTAGAACGCGAAAAAATTGAAGAAGAATACCAAAACTTAGTGGCATTAATTAATGATTTAAAAGCCATTTTAGCTGATGATGAGCGTATTCTTGAAATTATTCGTGAAGAATTAGAAGAAATCAAAGTTAAATATGCGGATAAACGTCGTACAGAAATCTTGGCAGGTGATTTAGTAAGCCTAGAAGATGAAGATTTAATCCCTGAAGAAGAAGTGGCAATTACGCTAACTAAACGTGGCTATATCAAACGTCTACCACTTTCAACTTATCGTAGCCAACGTCGTGGTGGTCGTGGTATCCAAGGTATGTCTACTCATGAAGATGATTTCGTAGAGCACCTTGTTGCAACGAGCACGCATGATACGTTACTATTCTTCACTAACACAGGGAAAGTTTACCGTTCGAAAGGTTATGAAGTGCCTGAATATGGTCGTACCGCCAAAGGTATCCCAATCATCAACTTACTTGGAATTGAAAGCCAAGAACAAGTGAATGCTGTGATAAATCTATCCGAATTCACTGATGATAGCTACCTATTCTTCACAACTAAACACGGTGTCGTGAAGCGTACAACCCTTTCTCAATTTGCGAAAATTCGTCAAAGTGGTCTTCGTGCAGTTGAACTTCGCGAAAACGATGAATTAATCTCTGTTCAAATGACAGATGGTAGTAAAAACATGATTATCGCAACGAAACATGGACAATCTATCTACTTCCCGGAAGAAAATATTCGCGTAATGGGCCGTACAGCTGCTGGTGTTCGTGGTATTAGACTTCGTGAAGACGATGAAGTTATCGGTATGGAAGTCCTTGAGGATGATGAAAAAGTTCTCGTTGTAACGGAAAAAGGATATGGTAAACAAACACCGGCTTCCCAGTACCCGCTTCGTAATCGCGGTGGTATGGGTGTTAAAACCGTTACAATCACAGAGAAAAATGGTAACTTAGTCGCAATGAAAACAGTGACTGGTGAAGAAGACTTAATGCTAATGACTGTGAGTGGCGTATTGATTCGTTTTGAAATCGAAACTGTTTCGCAAACAGGTCGTAGCGCAATGGGTGTTAAACTAATTCGTCTTGATGAAGATGAAAAAGTAGCCACTGTTGCAAAAGTACCAAAAGAAGAAGATGAAGTTGAGCTAGAGGAAGAAATCGACGAAACATTAATCACACAAGTTCCTGATGAAAGTTTTGAAGATGCTCCTGGAAGCGATATAGAAGAATAA
- the cls gene encoding cardiolipin synthase — protein sequence MRKLIQFLFIAVVLFLVEYFLINQAAILFLVTSGIIQLCGVIIAIRLLLFDQRNTSSKVAWIAVIFILPVLGTISYLVFGRNPATRKFSTAQVMEKAKLIHAIHAIPNNTNEKLPRLSKRIAHLTSIEPIKGNKIEILTNGEETFPVLLDALRKAENHIHIQYYIFKTDEISTEIRDILVEKAKSGVEVRFMFDGLGSSKLHKAFLAPLKEAGVSIHAFDPITSPWIVRTANLRNHRKIVVIDGQIGFTGGLNIGEEYRSNTPDFRVWRDTHIKITGQAVIELQESFLNDWVYMENRAGAADKFISESGLKQYFSPVDMGEEWAQVIYGGPYDKEKWVRDSMLDLIDSAKESVWIVSPYFVPDEESLAVIRRVAMSGVDVRVIIPGKGDRGISFHGSNAYVKTMIEAGAKMYAYADDSFVHAKAMLVDGTRAAIGTANFDVRSFRLNHELMVFLYDESDAMHHLKRDFEKDFEDSRLFTMKDMENKPLLTRIKEVLSSLLSPIL from the coding sequence ATGCGCAAACTGATTCAATTTCTGTTTATAGCAGTAGTTTTATTTTTAGTGGAGTACTTTTTAATCAATCAAGCAGCTATATTATTCTTAGTAACAAGTGGAATTATCCAATTATGCGGTGTGATTATTGCGATTCGGCTACTACTATTTGATCAACGAAATACTAGCTCAAAAGTCGCCTGGATTGCGGTTATTTTCATTTTGCCTGTACTCGGAACGATTAGTTACCTTGTGTTTGGTAGAAATCCAGCGACTAGAAAATTTAGCACAGCTCAAGTAATGGAAAAAGCGAAATTAATTCATGCGATTCATGCAATTCCAAACAATACCAATGAAAAGTTACCACGACTATCTAAAAGAATTGCGCATCTGACGTCCATAGAGCCTATTAAGGGAAATAAAATCGAAATACTAACAAATGGTGAAGAAACTTTCCCAGTGCTCTTAGACGCGCTTAGAAAAGCGGAAAACCACATCCATATTCAATACTATATTTTCAAAACGGATGAAATTTCTACAGAGATTCGTGACATTTTGGTAGAAAAGGCGAAATCTGGTGTTGAAGTTAGATTTATGTTTGATGGACTTGGTTCAAGCAAGCTTCATAAGGCATTTTTAGCGCCTCTAAAAGAAGCTGGGGTTAGCATTCATGCGTTTGATCCAATCACATCCCCGTGGATTGTAAGGACTGCCAACTTGCGAAATCACCGTAAAATAGTCGTAATTGATGGCCAAATTGGCTTTACAGGTGGGCTTAATATCGGTGAAGAATATCGTTCTAATACTCCAGATTTTCGTGTTTGGCGCGATACACACATAAAAATAACAGGCCAAGCTGTCATCGAACTCCAAGAATCTTTCCTAAATGACTGGGTCTACATGGAAAACCGTGCTGGAGCCGCTGACAAGTTCATTAGCGAATCTGGTTTAAAACAATATTTTTCGCCAGTTGATATGGGTGAAGAATGGGCACAAGTTATTTACGGCGGACCATATGATAAAGAAAAATGGGTACGCGATTCAATGCTTGATTTGATTGATTCTGCCAAAGAATCTGTTTGGATTGTGTCCCCTTACTTTGTTCCTGATGAAGAGTCGCTTGCGGTTATTCGCCGGGTTGCGATGAGCGGTGTTGACGTGCGAGTTATTATTCCTGGCAAAGGCGATCGCGGGATTTCCTTCCACGGAAGTAATGCTTATGTGAAAACAATGATTGAAGCAGGCGCAAAAATGTATGCTTATGCCGATGATTCTTTTGTCCATGCGAAGGCAATGTTAGTGGACGGAACGCGTGCGGCTATTGGTACGGCCAATTTTGACGTGCGAAGTTTTAGATTGAATCATGAATTAATGGTATTCTTATACGATGAAAGCGATGCTATGCATCATTTAAAACGTGACTTTGAGAAAGATTTTGAAGATAGTCGACTGTTTACGATGAAAGATATGGAAAACAAACCATTATTGACTCGTATAAAAGAAGTTCTATCCAGTTTACTATCACCAATTTTATAA
- the speG gene encoding spermidine N1-acetyltransferase: protein MSGDLKLRPLEREDLKFVHRLNNDAKIMSYWFEEPYEAFVELQELYDKHIHDQSERRFILELDGQMVGLVELMEIDYIHRRAEFQIIIDPKFQGHGYAVSATKLAMKYAFHVLNMHKLYLVVDKVNEKAIHVYEKVGFIREGELIDEFFVDGTYHDAIRMCIFQHQYREMDI, encoded by the coding sequence ATGAGTGGAGATTTAAAACTTAGACCGCTTGAACGAGAAGATTTAAAATTTGTTCACCGGTTAAATAATGACGCGAAAATAATGTCTTATTGGTTTGAAGAGCCATATGAGGCGTTTGTCGAGCTTCAGGAGCTATATGATAAGCACATTCACGATCAGTCAGAACGCCGTTTTATTTTAGAATTAGATGGCCAAATGGTTGGGTTAGTCGAGTTAATGGAAATTGATTATATTCACCGAAGAGCGGAATTTCAAATTATTATCGATCCTAAGTTTCAGGGACACGGTTACGCTGTTTCTGCCACAAAACTAGCAATGAAATATGCTTTTCACGTACTAAATATGCATAAATTATATTTAGTTGTTGATAAAGTAAATGAAAAAGCTATTCATGTTTATGAAAAAGTTGGCTTTATTCGTGAAGGCGAGCTAATTGATGAGTTTTTCGTTGATGGAACTTATCATGATGCTATTAGAATGTGTATTTTCCAACATCAATATCGAGAAATGGATATTTAA